A stretch of Moorena sp. SIOASIH DNA encodes these proteins:
- a CDS encoding calcium-binding protein: MTTIFGFETGDFTNWNTIGDASIETAAFGSIPSQGKFQALITNDIGSVSDSEIENFLGLNPATIDGFGNGDAKEGSALTLKPITVKAGDVLSFDFNFLTDELTPDSTFKDFAFVSITPNVLSNLADTNSSFLLSPTGFREETDYNTFTYKFPTGGTYLVGMAVVDVEDELLESALLVDNLRVVPKDEVILGTSNGETLFGTADNDTIYGQGGNDRIFGSEGVNILYGGAGNDLIFGGSNPDTIYGGTGNDQIFSSEGNNTVYGGIGNDLIDTGTGNDLVVGGFGNDTIMLGGGQDIVVLEARKGTDTIINFEAGKTSLGLSGALTFSNLTFNQSADGVEISANGEVLAVVNNAQVSSIASASNFLTI; the protein is encoded by the coding sequence ATGACTACTATTTTTGGATTTGAGACTGGCGACTTCACAAATTGGAACACTATCGGCGATGCCAGCATTGAGACAGCGGCATTTGGCAGTATCCCTTCTCAGGGAAAATTTCAGGCTTTGATTACTAATGATATCGGTTCTGTAAGTGATAGCGAAATTGAAAATTTCTTGGGGTTGAACCCAGCAACTATCGATGGTTTTGGCAATGGAGATGCCAAAGAAGGATCGGCTCTCACGCTAAAACCTATTACAGTCAAGGCTGGGGATGTTTTGAGCTTCGACTTTAACTTCCTCACTGATGAGCTTACTCCTGACTCCACCTTCAAGGATTTTGCCTTTGTCTCCATCACCCCAAACGTTTTATCTAACCTCGCAGATACAAATAGTTCATTTCTCCTGTCTCCTACAGGATTTCGTGAGGAAACAGACTACAATACCTTTACCTACAAATTCCCAACTGGTGGCACTTATCTAGTAGGTATGGCAGTGGTGGATGTAGAAGATGAGTTATTGGAATCCGCGCTACTAGTGGATAACTTAAGAGTTGTGCCGAAAGATGAAGTAATTTTAGGCACAAGCAACGGTGAAACTCTTTTCGGTACTGCTGATAATGACACAATCTACGGTCAGGGTGGTAATGACAGAATTTTTGGCAGTGAGGGAGTAAACATTCTCTATGGTGGTGCTGGGAATGACTTGATTTTCGGTGGTTCCAACCCTGACACCATTTATGGCGGCACTGGTAATGACCAGATCTTCTCCTCCGAAGGCAATAACACAGTCTATGGGGGTATCGGTAATGACCTCATAGACACTGGCACTGGTAATGATTTAGTTGTTGGTGGCTTTGGCAACGATACGATCATGCTTGGGGGTGGTCAGGATATTGTTGTCCTAGAAGCACGCAAAGGAACTGATACTATCATTAACTTTGAGGCTGGTAAGACGTCGCTAGGTCTGTCTGGTGCCTTGACTTTCAGTAACTTGACCTTTAACCAAAGTGCTGATGGTGTGGAAATCTCTGCTAACGGTGAAGTCTTAGCAGTTGTCAATAATGCACAAGTTAGCAGTATTGCCAGCGCTAGCAACTTTCTGACAATTTAG
- the glyS gene encoding glycine--tRNA ligase subunit beta, translating to MSTFLLEVGTEELPADFVDSAIAQWQSRIPQTLDEYFLTPEGIEIYGTPRRLAVIIKGLPGKQPDREEEVKGPPAKAAFKDGEPTKAALGFARKQGVEVDNLFLRDTDKGEFVFVQKQISGRPATEILTELIPQWIFGLEGRRFMRWANGDLKFPRPIRWLVTLLDDVVLPVELDNNAEIIKSDRISSGHRILSPKPIEIPQATDYQSCLRNAYVEVNPETRRETIKSQVESAAKQLGGYTPLYPELWEEVTNLVEWPTAVVGKFSSDFLNLPQEVVTTEMVSHQRYFPVFKTEAATELIPYFITIGNGDPAKSEIIATGNERVIRARLADGQFFYKTDIDSPLESYLPQLEKVTFQEDLGSVRQKVGRIEKIASQITDQLRQHSPNLISPEAITQIQRAALLCKADLVTQMVYEFPELQGVMGQKYAVASGESEQVATAIFEHYLPRGAGDSLPQTITGQVVALADRLDTLVSIFGLGMLPTGSSDPFALRRAANGIINITWDANLPINLQQLLQDIAADFVAAYPDKNSPIESLQEFFLQRIRTLLQEENKIDYDLVNAVLGEDDTEYQNRALIDVLDVRDRALFLQSIRDNGTLDKIYETVNRSARLAKQGDLDTKQLQPTTVVTPEYFQKSCEQAFYDALVELVPKIKASQEERDYQKLVEALEQIAPTVSTFFDGDQSVLVMDPDPNIRSNRLNLLGLLRNHARVLADFGAIVKS from the coding sequence ATGTCTACATTTTTATTAGAAGTCGGTACAGAAGAATTACCTGCAGATTTTGTGGATAGTGCGATTGCACAGTGGCAATCGAGAATTCCCCAAACCCTAGATGAGTACTTTCTTACTCCAGAAGGAATTGAGATTTACGGCACCCCTCGCCGCTTAGCAGTTATCATCAAAGGATTACCTGGAAAGCAACCCGACCGAGAAGAAGAGGTTAAAGGACCACCAGCTAAGGCAGCGTTTAAGGATGGCGAACCTACTAAAGCAGCACTTGGGTTTGCCCGTAAACAAGGGGTAGAGGTAGATAATCTATTCCTCAGAGATACGGATAAAGGAGAATTTGTCTTTGTTCAAAAACAGATATCTGGTCGCCCCGCTACGGAAATTCTAACGGAACTGATTCCCCAATGGATATTTGGATTGGAAGGAAGACGGTTCATGCGCTGGGCGAATGGAGATTTAAAGTTTCCCCGTCCGATTCGCTGGCTAGTCACACTTTTAGATGATGTAGTGCTACCGGTAGAGTTAGATAATAATGCCGAGATTATAAAAAGCGATCGCATTTCCAGTGGTCATCGGATCTTGTCTCCCAAACCAATAGAGATTCCCCAAGCAACAGATTATCAGTCCTGTTTGCGCAATGCTTATGTAGAGGTCAACCCTGAAACACGTCGCGAGACAATCAAATCACAAGTGGAGTCAGCCGCTAAACAGTTAGGTGGTTATACCCCTCTGTACCCTGAGTTATGGGAAGAAGTCACTAATTTAGTGGAATGGCCGACAGCAGTAGTGGGTAAATTTTCCTCAGACTTCTTGAATTTACCTCAAGAAGTGGTCACCACAGAGATGGTGTCTCACCAGCGCTACTTCCCAGTATTCAAAACCGAAGCAGCTACTGAACTTATCCCCTATTTTATTACTATTGGTAACGGTGACCCCGCCAAATCCGAAATTATTGCTACTGGTAACGAGCGGGTAATCCGAGCGAGGTTAGCCGATGGGCAGTTTTTCTACAAAACCGATATCGACTCACCCTTGGAAAGCTATTTACCCCAACTGGAAAAGGTCACTTTTCAGGAAGATTTAGGTTCAGTACGCCAAAAGGTCGGTAGAATAGAGAAGATTGCTAGTCAAATTACTGACCAGTTACGTCAACACTCTCCTAATCTAATTTCACCAGAGGCGATTACTCAGATTCAAAGGGCGGCCTTACTGTGTAAAGCCGACTTGGTTACCCAGATGGTGTATGAATTTCCTGAATTACAAGGGGTAATGGGACAAAAGTATGCCGTTGCTAGTGGGGAATCTGAGCAAGTCGCAACAGCAATTTTTGAGCATTATTTACCCAGAGGTGCAGGAGATTCTCTACCTCAAACCATTACTGGGCAAGTGGTAGCATTAGCAGACAGGCTAGATACCTTAGTCAGCATCTTTGGCTTAGGAATGTTACCGACAGGCTCTTCTGACCCCTTTGCTCTACGTCGTGCTGCTAATGGGATTATCAACATTACCTGGGATGCCAACTTACCGATTAATCTCCAACAGTTGCTACAAGATATTGCTGCGGATTTTGTAGCTGCTTATCCAGACAAGAACTCACCAATAGAGTCATTACAGGAATTTTTCTTACAACGGATTCGGACTCTGCTCCAAGAAGAAAATAAAATTGACTATGATTTAGTGAATGCTGTGTTAGGAGAAGATGATACCGAGTATCAAAACAGGGCATTAATTGATGTGTTAGATGTACGCGATCGCGCTTTGTTTCTTCAGTCTATCCGAGATAATGGTACCCTGGATAAAATCTATGAAACTGTCAACCGTTCAGCTCGTTTAGCTAAACAAGGGGATTTAGATACCAAACAGTTACAACCAACAACAGTAGTGACTCCGGAATACTTCCAGAAATCTTGTGAACAAGCATTTTATGATGCCCTAGTGGAATTAGTGCCGAAAATTAAAGCTTCTCAGGAAGAGCGAGATTATCAGAAATTAGTGGAAGCACTAGAGCAGATTGCTCCTACGGTTAGCACTTTCTTTGATGGTGACCAGAGTGTATTGGTGATGGATCCTGACCCCAATATTCGCAGTAATCGGTTGAATTTGTTGGGATTGTTGCGGAATCATGCTCGTGTGCTAGCAGATTTTGGAGCAATTGTCAAGAGTTAG
- a CDS encoding PP2C family protein-serine/threonine phosphatase, whose protein sequence is MTALPIPHQPSSSTNSTSSYAAAKRNPVSTLKELVARLYREQHKVQDLLSSLGFALRSFNNLNQFLELIPLMAARVSDADGGALILFNRDGQVQRSDLHYQNPQVGQTIRKAIEKTTRQVTSPNGQGGNSQHTPSSLKLVQASFDKLLRDYLEPNIKLFSLPILVKNAEQGHLYIFSHDPQYNWTPTRQKLVRLVADQTAVAIANDELKVELRHKERLDRELEIGADIQIRLLPRQCPEIEGAELAAFCKTANRVGGDYYDFIPTNYDQLGPKNSGDGNVTDDHSAYLPWSIVIGDVMGKGVPAGLIMTMTRGMLRAEVLNGHSPARILEHLNRVMYADLENSHRFVTLFYSEYDPKTKILSYSNAAHNPPLLWQASTRSIKPLDTAGMLIGLEVDSQYEDSQVQLDSGDTIIYYTDGVTEAANLNGNRFDEENLTQSFQWACEHSYSAQEILDYLFEQVQQFTGTTTNGDDMTLVVMQVKSRLD, encoded by the coding sequence ATGACAGCACTGCCCATTCCCCACCAACCCTCAAGTTCAACGAATAGCACCAGCTCCTATGCTGCTGCTAAGCGAAACCCTGTGTCCACCCTCAAAGAACTGGTGGCACGTCTTTATCGAGAACAGCACAAAGTTCAAGATTTGTTAAGTTCCTTGGGGTTTGCCTTACGCAGCTTCAACAATCTCAATCAGTTTTTAGAGTTAATTCCTCTAATGGCAGCACGGGTCAGTGATGCCGATGGGGGAGCTTTAATCTTGTTCAATCGAGATGGTCAGGTACAACGCTCTGACCTACACTACCAGAACCCTCAGGTGGGTCAGACTATTCGTAAAGCGATAGAAAAGACCACCCGCCAAGTTACGAGTCCTAATGGCCAAGGGGGGAATTCTCAGCACACACCAAGCTCTTTGAAACTGGTTCAGGCATCCTTTGATAAACTCTTGAGGGATTATCTTGAACCCAATATCAAACTTTTTAGTCTTCCCATTCTGGTTAAAAATGCTGAACAAGGACATTTGTATATCTTTAGCCATGACCCACAATATAACTGGACACCGACACGACAGAAGTTGGTAAGGTTAGTGGCTGACCAAACTGCAGTAGCGATCGCTAATGATGAACTTAAAGTTGAGCTACGTCATAAAGAACGCTTAGATCGAGAGTTAGAAATTGGTGCCGATATCCAAATCCGCCTACTACCGCGCCAATGCCCTGAAATTGAAGGTGCGGAATTAGCGGCTTTCTGTAAAACCGCTAACCGTGTCGGAGGTGACTACTACGATTTCATTCCCACCAACTACGACCAGCTCGGACCCAAAAACTCCGGGGATGGTAACGTCACTGATGACCACAGCGCTTATTTACCTTGGAGCATTGTGATTGGTGATGTGATGGGCAAAGGGGTTCCGGCTGGGTTGATTATGACTATGACCAGGGGAATGCTGCGGGCAGAAGTACTAAACGGTCACTCCCCTGCACGCATTCTCGAACACTTGAACCGGGTTATGTATGCTGACTTGGAAAATTCCCATCGGTTCGTCACCCTATTTTATTCTGAGTACGACCCCAAAACCAAGATTTTGTCCTATAGTAATGCCGCTCACAATCCCCCCTTGTTGTGGCAGGCATCAACCCGTTCTATCAAACCCTTGGATACCGCAGGGATGCTGATTGGTTTAGAAGTTGATTCTCAATACGAAGACTCTCAAGTGCAGCTCGATTCAGGGGACACCATTATTTACTACACTGATGGGGTGACCGAGGCAGCCAATCTCAATGGCAATCGCTTTGATGAGGAAAATCTAACCCAAAGCTTCCAGTGGGCCTGTGAACATAGTTATAGTGCTCAGGAAATTTTAGATTACCTATTTGAGCAAGTTCAGCAGTTTACTGGTACAACAACTAACGGAGATGATATGACACTGGTCGTAATGCAGGTAAAATCAAGGCTTGACTAA
- the argH gene encoding argininosuccinate lyase, producing MTEQKTWSQRFESALHPAIACFNASIGFDIELIEYDITGSVAHAKMLAHTGIISESEAQQLVAGLEQIRSEYHQGKFNPGVDAEDVHLAVERRLTDIVGDVGKKLHTARSRNDQVGTDTRLYLRDQIDQIRSQLRHFQEVLLNLAKAHVETLIPGYTHLQRAQPVSLAHHLLAYVEMLDRDWQRLGEIRRRVNISPLGCGALAGTTFPIDRHHTAETLHFEGIYGNSLDGVSDRDFAIEFLCAASLIMVHLSRLSEEIILWASQEFGFVTLKDSCATGSSIMPQKKNPDVPELVRGKTGRVFGHLQGLLVLMKGLPLAYNKDLQEDKEALFDSVNTIKACLEAMTILWQEGLEFRTERLASAVTEDFSNATDVADYLASKGVPFREAYNLVGKVVRSCLASGKLLKDLSLEQWQELHPAFAEDIYQAIAPTQVVARRNSYGGTGFDQVRRGIQDACDRLISNNHD from the coding sequence GTGACTGAGCAAAAAACCTGGAGTCAGCGATTTGAATCAGCGTTACATCCAGCAATTGCTTGCTTCAATGCCAGTATCGGCTTTGACATAGAACTGATTGAGTATGACATTACTGGTTCTGTAGCTCATGCCAAGATGCTTGCCCATACTGGCATTATTTCTGAGTCGGAAGCTCAGCAGCTGGTAGCTGGCTTAGAACAAATCCGCTCAGAATACCACCAAGGAAAATTTAACCCTGGTGTTGATGCGGAGGATGTACACTTAGCTGTAGAACGCCGCCTTACTGATATTGTGGGTGATGTGGGCAAGAAGCTACATACAGCGCGATCGCGTAATGACCAAGTTGGTACGGATACCCGACTCTACCTCCGGGACCAGATTGACCAGATTCGTAGCCAGTTACGTCACTTCCAAGAGGTCTTGCTCAATCTTGCCAAAGCTCATGTTGAAACCCTGATTCCTGGCTATACTCACCTGCAACGGGCTCAGCCAGTCAGTTTAGCCCATCACCTGTTAGCTTACGTTGAAATGCTAGACCGGGACTGGCAGCGTTTAGGGGAAATCCGACGGCGGGTGAATATCTCACCCCTGGGTTGTGGGGCATTAGCAGGGACTACCTTCCCGATTGACCGACATCATACCGCAGAAACCTTGCATTTTGAAGGAATTTATGGTAACAGCCTCGATGGAGTAAGCGATCGCGACTTTGCCATTGAATTCCTCTGTGCTGCCAGTTTGATCATGGTACATCTGAGCCGATTGTCAGAGGAAATCATTCTCTGGGCATCTCAGGAATTTGGCTTTGTTACTCTCAAGGATAGTTGTGCTACTGGTTCGAGCATCATGCCCCAAAAGAAAAATCCTGATGTTCCCGAACTGGTACGAGGGAAGACTGGTCGTGTCTTTGGTCATCTACAAGGGTTGTTAGTTTTGATGAAAGGGCTACCTTTGGCTTACAACAAAGACCTGCAAGAAGACAAAGAAGCACTGTTTGATAGCGTTAACACTATCAAAGCCTGTCTCGAAGCCATGACCATTCTCTGGCAAGAAGGGTTAGAATTTCGTACCGAACGTTTAGCATCAGCAGTTACTGAAGATTTCTCTAACGCTACCGATGTCGCTGACTATTTAGCCTCAAAAGGGGTTCCGTTTCGGGAAGCCTACAATCTGGTGGGTAAGGTGGTCAGAAGTTGTTTGGCATCCGGGAAGTTACTGAAGGATTTGAGCCTCGAACAGTGGCAAGAGTTGCATCCAGCCTTTGCAGAGGATATTTATCAAGCCATTGCCCCGACTCAAGTCGTCGCTCGTCGGAATAGTTATGGTGGCACTGGTTTTGACCAGGTTAGGCGAGGGATTCAGGATGCATGCGATCGCCTAATTTCCAATAATCATGATTGA
- the sbcD gene encoding exonuclease subunit SbcD, translating to MIKILHLSDIHMGSGFSHGRINPATGINTRLEDFVNTLAKCIDRAIAEPVDLVLFGGDAFPDATPPPYVQQAFANQFRRLVDANIPTVLLVGNHDQHSQGQGGASLCIYRTLGVPGFLVGDTITTHTIQTDNGPVQVITLPWLTNSTLLSRPDTEGLTLAEVNQLLISRLEPILEAEIRKLDPNLPTVLLGHLMADQARFGAERFLAVGKGFTIPLSLLTRPCFDYVALGHIHQHQNLNHSNDPPVIYPGSIERVDFSEEKEDKGYVMIELSKGHVQWEFCPLSVRPFRTIEVNLAEADDPQSTLLNAIGNETIKDAIVRLIYKLRSEQLDLIDNTAIHESLRAAHHYTIRPELVSQLARPRLPELGIGNSIDPMDALSTYLENRQDLRDIAADMLEAAECLLEKNR from the coding sequence ATGATCAAAATTCTTCACCTATCTGACATCCACATGGGTAGTGGTTTCTCCCATGGACGAATAAACCCTGCTACTGGAATCAATACACGTTTAGAAGATTTTGTCAATACCCTAGCTAAATGTATTGACCGAGCCATTGCCGAACCTGTGGATTTAGTTCTTTTTGGCGGTGATGCCTTTCCCGATGCCACACCACCACCCTATGTTCAACAAGCCTTTGCTAATCAATTTCGCCGCTTAGTAGATGCAAACATTCCTACAGTTTTACTAGTAGGAAATCACGACCAACACTCCCAAGGACAGGGAGGTGCTAGCTTATGTATTTACCGCACCTTAGGCGTGCCTGGATTTTTAGTAGGGGATACCATCACCACTCATACGATTCAAACCGACAATGGTCCAGTACAGGTGATTACTCTACCGTGGCTAACCAACTCCACCCTTCTCAGTCGCCCAGACACCGAAGGTCTAACCCTAGCCGAGGTGAACCAACTCCTGATCTCACGGCTTGAGCCAATCTTAGAAGCAGAAATTCGTAAACTTGACCCAAACCTGCCAACGGTTTTGTTAGGTCATTTAATGGCAGACCAAGCTAGATTTGGTGCAGAGCGCTTCCTCGCAGTTGGTAAAGGCTTTACTATTCCGCTCTCGCTGCTGACTCGACCCTGCTTTGATTATGTAGCTTTAGGACACATCCACCAACACCAGAATCTCAACCACTCCAATGACCCCCCAGTCATTTACCCTGGCAGCATTGAACGGGTCGATTTCAGTGAAGAGAAGGAAGACAAAGGTTATGTCATGATTGAGCTGTCCAAAGGTCACGTTCAGTGGGAATTTTGTCCCTTGTCAGTGCGTCCCTTCCGTACCATTGAGGTCAATCTTGCTGAAGCAGATGATCCCCAAAGTACTTTACTAAACGCTATTGGTAACGAAACTATTAAAGACGCTATAGTCCGGCTGATTTACAAGCTACGTTCTGAGCAGCTCGACCTAATTGACAATACTGCCATACATGAATCCTTGAGGGCAGCTCACCACTATACCATTCGCCCAGAATTAGTCAGCCAGCTAGCCCGTCCCCGCTTGCCGGAACTGGGTATAGGTAACAGTATTGATCCCATGGATGCCTTATCCACATATCTAGAGAATCGGCAAGACCTCAGAGATATTGCTGCAGATATGCTAGAAGCTGCAGAATGCCTATTAGAGAAAAATCGGTAA
- a CDS encoding RNA-binding protein, translating into MTIYIGNLDYQVTSQNLQEVFEDYGTVSKVVVPTDRETGQGRGFAFVDMGTPDEEDSAIAELDGAQWMGRYMRVRKARPKTNDNDNNRGNRSRSGF; encoded by the coding sequence ATGACTATATACATTGGCAACCTAGATTATCAGGTTACCTCTCAAAACTTACAGGAAGTATTTGAAGATTATGGTACAGTATCAAAAGTAGTAGTTCCTACAGATAGGGAAACAGGTCAAGGGCGTGGATTCGCTTTTGTTGATATGGGGACACCGGATGAGGAAGATTCGGCTATTGCTGAGCTAGATGGTGCACAATGGATGGGACGTTATATGCGCGTCCGTAAAGCTAGACCAAAGACTAACGACAACGACAACAATCGCGGAAATCGTAGTCGCAGTGGGTTCTAG
- a CDS encoding DNA-binding protein, whose translation MNKCVGTTEAASLLGISSRRLRQLLSCGRVRGAYKSGKFWIIPLFNYLPQITKGRRGPKGKWLKNRPPALAKINVNRNHIGSNMHKSPKDRKPVISVKRSGNNLYGNQVEILGPCRIVYQPDHPLDCGARLWIETFSDIHFIGGSFPASS comes from the coding sequence ATGAACAAGTGCGTTGGTACTACTGAAGCGGCATCTCTGTTAGGAATCTCATCTAGACGATTGCGACAACTGCTAAGCTGTGGCCGGGTCAGAGGTGCTTATAAAAGCGGTAAATTCTGGATTATTCCCCTGTTTAACTATCTGCCTCAAATTACCAAAGGCAGACGTGGCCCAAAGGGTAAGTGGCTTAAAAATCGTCCTCCGGCTCTAGCTAAGATCAATGTCAACCGCAATCACATTGGCTCGAATATGCACAAAAGTCCCAAAGACCGGAAGCCAGTGATTTCAGTAAAACGAAGCGGTAACAATCTATACGGCAACCAAGTAGAAATCCTCGGTCCATGTCGGATTGTCTATCAGCCAGATCACCCACTCGATTGTGGGGCTCGTCTGTGGATCGAAACCTTCAGTGATATCCACTTCATCGGTGGCAGTTTTCCTGCTAGTAGCTAA
- a CDS encoding transposase, translating into MLVMEFKAVTNKAQKLAIDEAIRTSRFVRNKVLRYWMDNKGVGKKELYRYNTDLRAEFKFVEDLNSHACQASVENVERAIHSFYDNCKKKIPGNKGYPRFKKSSRSVEYKTSGWKLCPDKKSVNFTDKKGIGKLKLKGTWDLWRFDVKLIKRVRIVSRADGYYVQFCVKVDNSETVETTGKIIGLDVGLKDFYTDSNGYREPSPRFYRKGEKRLKFYQRRVSRKKKGSANRKKAINRLGRTHLKVSRQRQEHAKRLARCVIRSNDLVAYEDLRIKNLIKNHCLAKSINDAGWYQFREWLEYFGQKFGRITVAVNPAYTSQNCSNCGEVVKKSLSTRTHSCKCGCQLDRDHNAAKNILTKALSTVGHTGTILNAWGEDTSTLLGSGLEEQVTSLNQESPDF; encoded by the coding sequence GTGCTTGTAATGGAGTTCAAGGCCGTAACTAATAAAGCCCAAAAATTAGCGATAGACGAGGCGATCCGGACATCACGATTTGTCCGAAACAAAGTATTACGCTACTGGATGGACAATAAAGGAGTCGGCAAGAAAGAGCTTTACCGTTACAACACTGATTTAAGAGCTGAGTTCAAGTTTGTCGAGGATTTAAACAGTCATGCTTGTCAAGCGTCTGTTGAAAACGTAGAGCGAGCAATTCATAGCTTTTATGATAACTGTAAAAAGAAAATCCCTGGGAATAAAGGTTACCCTAGATTCAAGAAATCTTCTCGCTCGGTGGAATACAAGACTAGTGGATGGAAGTTATGTCCAGACAAAAAGTCAGTCAACTTTACCGACAAAAAAGGAATTGGGAAGCTCAAGCTCAAAGGAACATGGGACTTATGGCGTTTTGATGTAAAACTAATTAAAAGGGTTCGCATAGTAAGTCGGGCGGATGGATACTATGTTCAGTTCTGTGTAAAAGTAGATAATTCTGAAACTGTTGAGACAACAGGTAAGATTATTGGTCTAGACGTTGGACTAAAAGATTTCTATACTGATTCCAATGGATATCGGGAACCATCACCTCGGTTTTATCGAAAAGGCGAAAAGCGTCTAAAGTTCTATCAACGTCGGGTTTCTCGAAAAAAGAAAGGCTCTGCTAACCGAAAGAAAGCCATTAATAGGCTAGGCAGGACTCACCTTAAAGTAAGTAGGCAACGTCAAGAACATGCCAAGAGACTGGCACGTTGCGTAATCCGGTCTAACGATCTGGTCGCCTATGAAGATTTGAGGATTAAAAACTTAATTAAAAACCACTGTCTGGCCAAGTCTATTAATGATGCAGGTTGGTACCAGTTTCGTGAATGGTTGGAATATTTTGGTCAAAAGTTTGGCAGGATAACTGTTGCAGTGAATCCTGCCTACACAAGCCAAAACTGTTCCAACTGTGGTGAAGTAGTCAAAAAGTCATTATCAACTCGAACACACTCCTGCAAATGTGGGTGTCAGTTAGACCGCGACCACAACGCCGCCAAAAATATTCTCACAAAAGCCTTAAGTACGGTGGGGCACACCGGAACTATTTTAAACGCTTGGGGAGAGGATACCTCTACTCTTCTTGGTTCCGGCCTGGAAGAGCAAGTAACCTCGTTGAACCAAGAATCCCCCGATTTCTAA